CTCACACCTTATTATTAACCTGAAAGAAAACGTTGTTTGGCTTGACAATCTTACAAATATTGCTACGTTTCAGTGTCTGGCTCCACaacaatcttactaacattgctacattccaGTGTCTGGCTCAACAgctaacattgctatattttatcgccTTGCTCGACAAATATATATGCCAACTTGGTAAGGCTTTTGTTGAGAAAGACGATAAACTGTAGCAGTAGTAAGTTATGTTTCTCGAAAgagacaatgttttgttttaggTCTCCCAATTTCCACCCTGTTTTTACTCAGTTGAATATACTTCAGATTAGTGGTGTAGCATACGGCAATAAGTGAGATACTCCTCCCCAAAGCAGGCTTTTGTGCAGTAAAATGTAAATAGTGTGAAGCATTTCCCTTGTTCTTAATTTAGCAGGGGTCTTTTAGTCACGCGTGCACGGCTCAACATCAATTATAAGTGATTAATGAAGACAAAATGACtgtgaaaaaatatttatttcttagcTAATATTTACTTCAGAGCGTAAACAACTAAAAGTACAACCTGTTGATTAGTTAACTACGTTACTTCACACTTTCTTTTCAGCTGACTTTGGTGGTCAACTCGGACTGTGTCTTGGCGCTAGTCTGCTGAGTGCATACGAAACAATTGACTTTGTTCTCGTTTCGATTCACAAGGCATGGAGACGTCATAAATGATCGCCAACTCTTGTGCAATGGATGCTGACAATATGTACAAAGGAACTTAAGAAtatcttcatttttttaaacttttaaacCTCAAATGCAGCGAGTCATGTtcatgttaccatagcaatCAAAAAGGAAAGCTTGGAAAATGAAGCTTTGTGAAAAAGGTCATCCTGAAATCATACAATCGATAAATATACACAGAGAATTCTGCCAGTTTTTAAATTGTAAGTGTAACAGTTAGGGCCGATCATTTTagttggaggggggggggtattttgaTGGGgtgtcattttggaaaacactACTTGAcgcggaggggggggggctaactTCAAATTATGAATATCGAATATCATAGTGATATTTACTGCATATTAAAATACCTACATTCCTAGCTTATTGAAGActatatgtaaaataaagtgTGATTATGAACACATTTCCTTAATGATCAATCTGAATATTGTGAACAAGAAATCGTTGTTGTTTAGTGTTGGTGAAGTGGTTAAAGCGTTTGTATTAAAGTTGACAATTGATCCCCAATTTGTACACATGGACATAAGTAATCAATCTTGTCGTAACTTTCCTAGTTTTAagttcagagagagagagagagagagagagagagagagagagagagagagagagagagagagagagagagagagagagagagagagagagagagagagagagagagagagagtgagtgagtgggagagagagagagagagagagagagagagagagagagagagagagagagagagagagtgagtgagtggggggagagagagggggagagagagagcgagagtgAGTGAATGGGGGGGagaagggagagagagagtgagtgggggagagaggggggagggagagagagagagagagagggggggagaggcagagacagagaaagagacagaggcAGACATATAGGCAGTGCCTCTGTTATAGATGCCCTAGTATTTGAACAATTATTATAGCCAGCATAATGTTTAGTGTTAATCGAATTCTTACACAATTACAGTGAAAAGTATTGGCTATACCGAAAAGTGACACTTTACAAgcatgttttacatgtatggtTCAAAATTCGTTCAGCAAAAGGTAATCCACTCAGACACTTTTAATatatgtgtgtaagtgtgtgccGCAAGTACTGTAATAAAGACGGCAGTACTCACCGTAGATTTCTAGAcaagtataaaagtacattgGTGTGAATGGTCAAACTATACTTGTTTGAACTCAGGCGGGCGCAACTAACCGTATACACCTACTTGCATAAAGTTATGAATGGATGGTGAAGGACCAGGGAGTGAACAAATCAAGGTACGTTTATTTGATACACATCTGCTAATTTCGACAATGAATCTAGACAGAAATGAAGGACGTTCAGCCCATCTCTACAGTTTTAGGTTAGGTAAACACTATACCTACTTGACCATTTCATGAATATATGGTGTACTCTAACATCCCTTAACCTGATGCGTCTTGTCATGTTCGCTGACTTGTCTTTGGATTAAAACAACTGGTAAGGCGACAAGACATACATATTGGGTCAATGACACCCCATCTTGCAAGGtcacaaaacatacatattggGTCAGTGACACCCCATCTTGCAAAATATCACTACAGCCAGCAAAAGAATAACTATAAACGTACCATGTCGCGAGTACCCTCTGTTCCGGTTGCTCTCAGCGATAGAACTCCAGATAAGTTTGTTCCTTGAACTCTTATTTCTTAAACAAAgtggaaatgttttttttaaatgccgTGATATGTTAAATTGAGCAATATAACCCCACATTATCTAAAGCAATCAAACATTCTAGCTCTGTCAAATTTTGCAGTAAAACTTCAGGCATTCTTCATTGTCAAAATGGTTGGTGTCATTATTTTTGAACTGTAATTATGTATTAAGCTTATTTGCGATAATATGCACATGACAAAGAGACTAGTATTattaaatttatcaacaaaaGAATATGATATTCGTTCGTTATAGTTATGTGAAATTCGCAATAActtatatcaaatattcatgaatgaTGGCTTTATTCAATTAGGtttaatcaaatgaaattagaggacatattgtacatacattagTGCATAATAGTTGAATGCAATGACGTACTTTGATATGATGCGGCTTTTTTGGTAAAATTGAAGACTGATATTGTAAACAGTTCTGTAATGAAAGAATCAAGAGGATTTCGAAAGCGATGAAATGCAAAATCGCCTCTTTGTAAAACGTACTTTTCATTGTGTGCATTGCCAGATTACCTACATGGAAACACGCCCACGGCTTTTTTTggtttaatatttcatatttgattgCCAGCAAGTGCCACGCCCACCCAccatttttgtttatttactgtCTCCGATCAAGAAACACACATGACCAGCTTGACAATAGCACAAGTGCAATTCCACTGCGGGAGGGTTCATTCAACGAAGAAAGTgactacatgcatacatgttttgcCGTGTGGTACTGTTGTCGTGGcaacagacaggtaagaaaaaAGTTACACGAGGGAATAGAAGTGTCTCACATCAATCACTTCACAATGATACGATATTACACGGTATTACTATGACAACCCCGATCGATAGACGTcactttttaatttaaattgaatgtattGGTTTAAACAAAGTCATTACTAATGACTGTGTGATTATTAATAAAGAAATACCCTTTtgattacaatattacaatttcatcattttgatgTCTATCAAAATTTACTTAGTCGCGTTTTTCGCTCGCTCTCCTCTTTGCGTAACCATCAAGCATAAGTCAATAAATTTGGGTCGGCATTTGACAAGTCACAATGGAATTGGTCTATGTTTAATTGAGTTTTCAAAGAAGATTCAGATACAAACATAAGTGCTTCGGGTCATGCGATTCTCCATTGGTAATAGAATAAGTGAACATTGAGTCGAAGATGCTGTGACAACACACGCAGTTTGATTGCACGCACCGTCGTTAGCTTTACTATCCGAGGGACTAACTGTAATACCAAGACAAATCTTCGAAATCTTTTCTTTCTAGAAATTCTACATTAATCCAAAAACATTGGACGTCTTGCAATCACCATGAATTCGAGCGCCTTTCACTTATCACCTACTGTAGCTCCTGAAGTAGGGATCTCGACAAGGAAAAGTAATTATTCCGAGAGTGTGGATCAGAACGAAACCAGGGAAGTCCAAAAAGGTAACGATGACGACAAAGACGGTATAAGGAACAGATTGCAACGGTTCAGTCAAGAAACTAGTATGCATGGTCTTCACTATATTGGATCGAGAGACATTCATAGAGTACGAAGGTAGGATTTACGTGCTTGTTATTCTAGTTGTATTCATTATTAATGGATTCTACTAGCTAAACGGAGTTTCCCATCTCTATgataaatattaacaatttatttatttacgagCATAAACAGAGTTTATAACTGCACTTAAAGGTTTAATTCCGGTCCCTCGAGTGTGCATAGTTATTAATAGCAACTTAAGATCGTTTCTGCTGTCGACAAAACTCCGTATTTAAAGTTTTCGTCTGTGTAGAAACGATCGTGTACTGGGTCAAaacaatttctaaaaaaatggaaaaacaaTCTCGACCTATCTAACTCTATTTTCTGATGAAAATACCCgaaaaaatatctttttatcGTTGCCTAagaatatttttatgattttcccAAGTTTCCCAAGTTTCTGAAGGGATATACTTGTTTACtagaatatatatattggtaGTACAACAGAGTGAAATTGCTACAGGCATGGAGTTCAGATCCATAATAAGACATTAGTTAATCATGAAAGCACCACAAATCaagtacacacaaatacacagcCTGAACTCGAAGGGAATCATGGCACTGACAATAAACACATGAAAAATCCATATTGATTAGCCAAATAAGCTTCTGTAATTTGCTAAGTTATTGTGTTTTGCacacttttgatttttgtttggataaaatgtctgaatattaattagtctcattagcatatttataataattttcGGATGGTTTTCAAGATCATTGGCGTTTCTAGGCAGGAAACTGATTTAGCTTTCACATGAATGCCCGACGagtatttattaattttttgacGATTAAGTATTTTACCATTCCTACGGGAGAATTTTCAGCGTAAATCTGGTCTTTTGTAGcgataaaatgttatttttatgtcTAAAATGAAGCACTCTAGATATTGCTCTCTTCGCCATCTATTCTTACACGAAGATGAGAGTAGAAATAATAATATGAGCagaaatatcaattttaaaaaatgcctTTGTTGGTCGTCCTTTGATATACTTGTCAAAGTGAAATGACGTTTATTCAGTAATGTACACATTTTAGGAGCGAACATGTCATGTAGTGAAAGCGTCTTTATTGACAGTTATATTACATTCATTTGTAAATGTCTTCACTATGTCTCCCCTAATGACTTCCTTTCAGTTAGTTCGTTTAAGTGGCTATGCCTTGAATAaacttaatttattttgtaataagAGAGATATGGACATTTTAAATTAATCTTAGGCTTAAAAGCTATCAGGCGTCCTTCTCCAATATAAAAGTCCTACGTTTTCACGTGACAGAACGACAGACTGACATTCACATATACAAAACGTTTATTATCCTTTACAATCTCACATTGAATTTCATTCGAGTAATTTGCGTAAAAAGGTCCCACATGCTAATTAATCACAGGATATCAATTGAGTTACCACGCTTCGACTGACATGTCATAAAATAATTTGGGTCGACTTTTCATTTATGGGTCGCCATGGAGATTCTGCTAGCATCACAATTTAGGTCATTTTTCATCACCAAGCGGTCTGTTTGATGTAATATGTTTACCGCCGCTTCATGCTACTACAAGCGGGTGGAGAACATCAAACAAATGTACCCACTTCGTGTCCTCTTCATCAATGTTGCACTTGGCATAAGCCGTATATAGGAGTTACACGAACGGTTGGACCGAATTCGCATGCAAGATATCATAGTCATACACATTCTGACTCAAGTCATGAATATGATACAGGGAGTTAGCGACCCCAATTATAATCTTAGCACAAATAGTAGTCACAATCTTGTAGTTCCACGATCTTACGATAAGTTGAATGATAGTGCTTTTGTCGTCTGTGGTCCGAGACTGTGGAACTCCATTCCAGAAGAGTTGAAATGTTTAGATGAAGTGGAGCAATTTGAAAGAGGGTTGAAGACTTTCCCCttgtatgtgtttttttaaaccACTCTCTTTACAAATTGTTTTGATTTACTAAATGAATTTTACCTGGTGTGTATTAATTGTTGTTTGTATGGTATTTTTTAAGTCTCCTTTAACTTATtgtgcagcgcttttgaatattttgaaaatagaGGAAGcattttagaaatgaaatacaaatatgtaaaatgtgaaatgaataaCCACCGTTTATCTTGACAATATGTGATGTCTTCAATGAAGTCAATCTGtgtaattttatgcaaatatcaaCATTTGACTAATTACACTCAATTTATCCCAGAAGTCATACAATTTGAATTCCAACACAACGCTGCAATTTTCATCTCTTCTGTGAGAGGTGTCCGATCATCGcctcaatacattacatggttgaAGTGATTTCATAACAGTGTACACGGTAAGCATGTAAACTGGTGTAATGAGGTTAACATCGAAATATTGGAGTGTTTTCAACGAAGTCGTTTTTACTGTATCAAATACCACACACTGGATAAAAGACAATTATCGTCCAATATTTGAACTAATGTAATGTAAAGTTGTCAACTTGTCGCCCATTATCGTACTTAAAGTTCTAAACGTTCGGACACTTAGATGTCCCTATTGCTGTCTTCTGCCTTCAAAAGAACAGTTTCAACACACTTGATACatttattgaaatgaaaattgataatAACGGAGGAACAAAAATTTGCAATAAAGACAAGATAATGAGTTTTCTCTGAGTCTTAATTAGAAGGGTAAGGAAATGAAAGCTCTCTCGACATCAATACATACACATCTACGTTTCTACGCATATATCCTCCAAATAGTGTAATTTCCAGTTGCACCGGCAATGAAGACGTGAAATATCTTATTACACGATTTGAATTCTTCGAACCACTAATTGACCGACAACACCtgcctttgtttgtttgtttgtttgtttgtttgtttgtttgtttgtaaatttatttgttcCACTCAGGAGTGTTACTAGGCATAAAATACTCCAAATGTTTAGTTTAGAACAGTCAGTTATATTTTAGACATATTATTCTCAGCGCAAGCTATACTAATTGCATATAAAGGGGATATTGATATTCACAGGATTCAGCTGGAACGCTGAGTGTAAATGTTAGACGAACAGTTGTTTGGAAACAATCAACTTGCACTCTGGTCTTAACCATCAAACCACACCGCACCACACCACATCtcaccacatcacatcatatctaATCACATGGCATGGCATTTCATCAcaccataacataacatagcatagaatagcatagtatatcatattatacCCCTGCTTTTTTAATAAATTACCGATAATAGTATAGGCATCAACAATGATACAAATACTGTGTTGTTCCATCGACAGGTTTATCTACGCTATCATCGTGGCCGGTACAGCGGGCTGGCTCCTCTCAATCCTTTATCTTAATAGCATAAAATATGCCTCATATTTGGTGAGTATGACGCTATCATTAAGATACCAACCAGAGATGATGTTCCCTGCTGTCACAGTATGTAATTACAACAGGTACCGCAAATCCTATATAAATGGTTCAAAGTTCGAAGAGTGGCAAGGAGAGTTATATGACCCGAAAATAGGGAAAGgtgaaatatcaaacattgATTGGACGTCAGAAGATGCTCTCCAGGAACTCTCCAAAAACCGCACGGAATTCGAAATCAATGCAGCTCACTCAAAGGAAGGAATGATTTGGGGTTGTCAATTAGGTACAACCGAAAGGAACTGTAGTGCTGAACTGAACTTTACTACAACTTACACTGACTTTGGTGTGTGCTACACTTACAATGGTTTGATTGGGACGAGTCCTGAAGATGctgtgaaagtgaaaatgagTGGCAGCAGACATGGCTTTAGCATGTTCCTATATCTAGACCAAAGCGAATATAGTGCAGGAGAACATTTAGGAGCTGGTTTCAAGGTAGAGCACCACTGATTTTGTCTCGTGATTATGACCGCGTTTTTACACAAATCATGAAAGAAGACGGCTGTTATTTTTCACCATGAGATCCCACcacatttaaataatttatgatCCTAAAACTGCTAACTAAGATGACTGATAGTAAGACACATTATGTATTGAAAACAGTAATGGACATTGAAAAACGCGAAGGTAATCTGCCGACATATTTGCCACATCTATGGTATTTAAATGAATACAGGACAGTCTGTCAAGTGGTctttaatgtatttttcttttttttaccaGATACTTCTTCATCACCCAGGCGAAGTACCACTGATTACAGACTATGGCATTGCAATATCTCCGGGCACAGAAACATTCTTGTCGACCTCTTTGGTTGTAGTAAGTAATACACGGTTTAACATTTTTAACTTCAAAAGGAAAATACATCTATTATGTTAACCTAAGTCAGTAACAAatgagggagacagacagacagacagacagacagacagacagacagacagacagacagacagacaggaaagCGTTGAGAAACAGAGAGAAGCAGGACTTCTAGagccacagacagacacaggtgGATAGACAGAATTTATAAATTACAATGAATTTGTAAGTTGTAAGCGACAGGACGATGAACGTATAGATACATAAGGACAATAACAGGCCTCTTTTTGCACAGGAAAAGAACCAACAAGCTCCTTACATCACAGACTGTAAGGAACTAGAACTCCAGTACTATTCGCGATACTCCAAGAGTAATTGTATTATGGAAAGAATCACAGATGAAGTTGCATCTACATGCAATTGTACAGAATTGTACATGGAAGGTAAGTTCTTTACCGTCTTGTTTTAAATTATCATGTATTGCCACTTATTACATGGAAGGCAAGTTCTttactagctgcaataattgtagcgtttgttgtgattttgaggactttttctgctgtttttgtgtttttttgtcgTTTCGATGTTTTACCTGAAGCAAACGCTACAAATCCTGTAACGTAAACAAATAGACGGAAGTGATTCAGATCAGAATCGCAAAGTTAGatggatttttctgctaaattatgcCTTACCTGCCAAAGAATAGGGCATTTTCTAACtccaacatatatgtatattacggagcccaagaaatgttcagaggtacctCAATCCCGTCCAAATCGACATAAGTAACagatgcagcattttgaaacgggcagTTACTGACATCTCGGAACGGCAAATAGCACAAAAACAGCAGAAAAACctctcaaaatcacagcaaacgctacagTTATTGTAGCTAAATCTTTACATTTTTCCAATTGTCATGTATTGCCACTTATTACATTCCTCAATATACACATGCAATCATTATATTGGTTGAGATATGAACATCTGGGATATTTTACTGGGCAGGAGAAACTTACATTACCCAAAGGCAATATCCAAGAAAGCTGTACCTCGTGTAAATAAAATGGTAATTTGACAAATTCTTGAGACGAGAacagaaaatgattattttactAATTTCAGACCTAATTTAGTAATATCACTAACTTTGTTTGCTGTCTTTGATCTAAAGAAGATGTCGATAAGACACAACAACTTGTTGTCTAAGAATTTATAGTCTTGAACTTGAAGTTAATGTACAGCTGCGAAGTCTTAAAACATGATGTCAAGGGCGAGaatactaatacatgtaaaatggcgCCTATCATCACATTCATTTCTAACCATGAACTGTTTCGATATTTTTTCTTTGCAATTCAATTAAGGGCCACACCGAATTTGCAATTATCAAGAGAAGATTGAGTGCGTTGATAAAGTATTCGCAGGTGAGTTTTTATTCTTTTACTAATGTGGTTATCAAATAAAGGTAACATGTACAGagtcaataaataaaaaagagaTTTATTGTCTCTCAAACACagtaaaaatgtcaaaaatatattatgtaatttatcaaatgttaaaatCTGTAAAAACGAAATGTTGAATTAAATTCTTTGACATATAACTGTATAAGTGATGACGTCACCGCTGTGAGAGTGATTTAATCGGCATAAATTTTTGTTGAGGTTTTGatttttactcatttttttgTAAAGGTAGCAGTAATAAAGCGTTTGACCCATGTCCGGTTGCCTGTGATATCGCATACTACGACACGTATCCAAGTTATGCAAAGTACCCTGGCAGTCACATCTTGGACTACGTGCAGTCAAAGTACAATTTGTCTTCCCAAAGCGTAAGGTAATGTTTCCCTAAATCTACGATCTCAAAACAAACACCCAAAATTTGCTTAAAAGGTGCAACAGTAACTTACCGGAATATATAGCGACGTTGAAATCGTAACTAGGATGCTCATGGCCCCAACAATGTGGAGGGTGCACTGGTGTTATTTTTGTTAAGCTGGTAGTCTTTcctacaaacacaaacaagtaacaAACTTCTTATTTGTCTTTCCTACAACAAGGAAAAATAAGCAGAGGTCACCGAATGACTAATAGTTTATTCTTGATTGATAACATTTCGCGAAAATTCCATTTACTCTTGTGTAAAGAAGACTTTAAATATGCGCCAAGAGACAAGGAAGCAAAAATACACTTGTTAACATTTTCACCCAATCATGTTTCAGTGAAAACTCAGCGTATGTACACATTTACTTCAGGGAactcagctacatgtacatcgaACAAGTTCCTGCATACGACGGCATGTCATTTTTAGGTACGTCACATTTTCCATGTCTCATTGTCATAAGGTTTTGTCGTTCACAGAAGTTAACTTGTAACCTTTTACAAATCGGCTCTTGGGGAGGGCCATGTTTTAGAAAACGAGATTAGGGGaggatcacattttactttgactcattgtattgcctaacattgcaatattttcattgtttcGTCATCCTATCACTGCCACTATTCCAAATTCCATTGCTGCCATTCGGGTTGTtatggttatggttagggttagggttaggtgcCATGACATCAGCCTATATCAAATTGCTACTGACAGCCATATAATGAATTAATAGTCATTTGTGGTGtaaggagaggagtgggtctcacaggtgtaaaacGGGAGCAGTTACTAGGTAAGATACCAgtgataatgttgtggagatgttgacctcgcaCTCAACAATGTCAGAAGTGTGCCAATGTAACAGATAGGAGGGGGAGACTTCTAATGTTAATGTAACCCTCCtccaatgttactctctctctccactccgtacacgggatcgacttggacttgaAAGGGAATAGCTGAGACTACACATagtgttcatggttaacctggatcatttagaagtagccaaggagcagatcgaagctcctagtCTAGGCCTAGCTGTTGCCTTGAGCTCGCTTGCTTCCAAAGAATGAATCAACATTAATtttttataaacataaaatatacaatactcaaatgattgggtgataaaataatcagcaccataaatgaataaaacggAAGTGTTGCTgttgccttaattcaatgcacaTTATagtgacaaatatgaaaactagctaaacaatgttcAACTGTCCGTAATtaatcattatttgacatcgaCGATCACTTAATAACTTTCAgtgttgtcatctcagaagaatactattcgcgaaatgcaaacatttgttctaagtattaattcatgacagctgagagttcacggtgacctcg
The genomic region above belongs to Glandiceps talaboti chromosome 8, keGlaTala1.1, whole genome shotgun sequence and contains:
- the LOC144439393 gene encoding acid-sensing ion channel 4-A-like — its product is MNSSAFHLSPTVAPEVGISTRKSNYSESVDQNETREVQKGNDDDKDGIRNRLQRFSQETSMHGLHYIGSRDIHRVRRFIYAIIVAGTAGWLLSILYLNSIKYASYLVSMTLSLRYQPEMMFPAVTVCNYNRYRKSYINGSKFEEWQGELYDPKIGKGEISNIDWTSEDALQELSKNRTEFEINAAHSKEGMIWGCQLGTTERNCSAELNFTTTYTDFGVCYTYNGLIGTSPEDAVKVKMSGSRHGFSMFLYLDQSEYSAGEHLGAGFKILLHHPGEVPLITDYGIAISPGTETFLSTSLVVEKNQQAPYITDCKELELQYYSRYSKSNCIMERITDEVASTCNCTELYMEGSSNKAFDPCPVACDIAYYDTYPSYAKYPGSHILDYVQSKYNLSSQSVSENSAYVHIYFRELSYMYIEQVPAYDGMSFLGDFGGQMGLCLGASLLSAFECIEFILISILKIFKR